From a region of the Mycobacterium intracellulare ATCC 13950 genome:
- a CDS encoding DUF7218 family protein, which translates to MPRSSIKNEKLYQDLRKKGDSKEKAARISNAAAGRGKSSVGRKGGKSGSYQDWTVPELKKRAKELGMSGYSSLTKDKLVAKLRNH; encoded by the coding sequence ATGCCGCGTTCGTCGATCAAGAACGAGAAGCTGTACCAGGATCTGCGCAAGAAGGGCGACTCCAAGGAGAAGGCCGCGCGGATTTCGAATGCGGCCGCCGGCCGGGGCAAGTCCTCGGTGGGCCGCAAGGGCGGAAAGTCCGGGTCTTACCAGGACTGGACCGTTCCGGAACTGAAGAAGCGGGCCAAAGAGCTTGGCATGTCAGGCTATTCGAGCCTGACCAAGGACAAGCTGGTGGCCAAGCTGCGTAATCACTGA
- a CDS encoding nucleotidyltransferase family protein: MEPLDAHADATSCASRLREALRGAASALKEHGPRFALAGSYALWAYGAPEPSHDVDLVVAEADVETAVATLTNAGFAIERPPEDWLFKARTGDTLVDVLHRINGVPVDAATLDQAEQQEVLAIGMPVLPPTMVLVQQLRSLGEHHCDFGRLLPAVRAVRERLDWQRIEAETAENDYAVAFLVLADRLGLSRQ; encoded by the coding sequence ATGGAACCCCTCGACGCACATGCCGACGCAACCAGCTGCGCCTCGCGGTTGCGAGAGGCGCTGAGAGGCGCCGCCTCGGCGCTCAAGGAACATGGGCCGCGCTTCGCCCTGGCCGGCAGCTATGCGTTATGGGCTTACGGCGCACCGGAACCCAGCCACGACGTGGACCTCGTGGTGGCCGAGGCCGACGTGGAGACGGCGGTGGCCACCCTGACCAATGCGGGCTTCGCCATCGAACGTCCCCCGGAGGATTGGTTGTTCAAGGCCCGCACCGGCGACACGCTCGTCGACGTCCTGCATCGCATCAACGGCGTGCCCGTCGACGCCGCGACGCTGGATCAGGCCGAACAGCAGGAGGTCCTGGCGATCGGCATGCCGGTGCTGCCCCCGACCATGGTGCTCGTCCAGCAGTTGCGCTCCCTGGGGGAGCATCACTGCGACTTCGGCCGGTTGTTGCCGGCCGTGCGCGCGGTGCGTGAACGCCTGGACTGGCAGCGCATCGAGGCGGAGACTGCCGAAAACGATTACGCGGTCGCCTTCTTGGTGCTGGCCGACCGGCTCGGCCTGTCGCGTCAGTGA